The proteins below are encoded in one region of Paracoccus methylovorus:
- a CDS encoding VirB3 family type IV secretion system protein, with product MTQGFEQLSEVPGFSVRVHRALTEPILLGGAPRSIAILNGTLAGAVGLGLQLWLAGLLIWAVGHLAAVWAAKRDSLFVEVGRRHLRIPGHLAV from the coding sequence ATGACGCAAGGCTTCGAGCAGCTTTCCGAGGTACCCGGCTTCAGCGTCCGGGTGCATCGCGCCCTGACCGAGCCGATCCTGCTCGGCGGCGCGCCGAGGAGCATCGCCATCCTGAACGGCACGCTGGCCGGCGCGGTCGGGCTCGGGCTGCAGCTCTGGCTCGCCGGCCTGCTGATCTGGGCCGTCGGCCATCTCGCGGCCGTCTGGGCCGCGAAGCGCGATTCGCTCTTCGTCGAGGTTGGTCGCCGCCATCTGCGCATCCCCGGCCATCTCGCCGTCTGA